A stretch of Patagioenas fasciata isolate bPatFas1 chromosome 4, bPatFas1.hap1, whole genome shotgun sequence DNA encodes these proteins:
- the CNGA1 gene encoding LOW QUALITY PROTEIN: cyclic nucleotide-gated channel alpha-1 (The sequence of the model RefSeq protein was modified relative to this genomic sequence to represent the inferred CDS: substituted 1 base at 1 genomic stop codon) codes for MKVGVIETHHSHTIIPSVVVQDTSEDPGPRDKGENRYHTNVVFFLFPRQWYLPGAFARYNINNNSNKDEXKKKKKEKKSKTEKKKDGETQKNKEKKEKTKNKDKSKKKENKEEKKKDIFIIDPAGNMYYNWLFCITMPVMYNWTMIIARACFDELQHDYLAIWFIIDYISDAVYVADMFVRTRTGYLEQGLLVKEEEKLREKYKTSFQFKLDFLSIIPTDLLYFKLGLNYPELRINRLLRVARMFEFFQRTETRTNYPNIFRISNLVMYIVIIIHWNACVYYSISKAIGFGADTWVYPNTSDPEFARLTRKYVYSLYWSTLTLTTIGETPPPVRDSEYFFVVVDFLVGVLIFATIVGNVGSMISNMNAARAEFQARIDAIKQYMHFRNVSKDMEKRVIKWFDYLWTNKKAVDEREVLKYLPDKLRAEIAINVHLETLKKVRIFADCEAGLLVELVLKLQPQVYSPGDYICRKGDIGREMYIIKEGKLAVVADDGVTQFVVLSDGSYFGEISILNIKGSKAGNRRTANIRSIGYSDLFCLSKDDLMEALTEYPDAKAMLEEKGKQILMKDGLLDIEVANLGSDPKDLEEKVTYMERAMDRLQTKFARLLAEYEAAQQKLKKRLTQVEKILKPVIEQEFADLEDVDPSTDKPGASKAE; via the exons aTATCAtacaaatgtggttttttttctgttccctaGGCAATGGTATCTACCTGGTGCATTTGCACGCTATAATATTAACAACAATAGTAATAAAGATGAGTAA aagaaaaagaagaaagaaaagaagag caagacagaaaaaaaaaaggatggagaaacacaaaagaacaaggaaaaaaaggagaaaaccaaaaataaagaTAAGTCCAAGAAGAAAGAGAATAAAGAAGA GAAGAAGAAAGATATTTTCATTATTGATCCAGCAGGAAACATGTATTATAACTGGTTGTTTTGCATCACAATGCCTGTCATGTACAATTGGACCATGATTATTGCTAG AGCCTGTTTTGATGAGCTTCAGCATGACTACTTAGCGATATGGTTTATTATTGATTACATTTCTGATGCCGTCTATGTTGCTGACATGTTTGTACGGACAAGAACAG GTTACCTAGAGCAAGGTCTTCtggtgaaagaagaagaaaagcttcGAGAGAAATATAAGACATCCTTTCAATTCAAATTAGATTTTCTGTCAATCATACCAACGGATCTCTTATACTTTAAGTTAGGACTGAATTACCCAGAATTAAGAATAAACAGACTACTCAGAGTAGCTCGGATGTTTGAATTCTTCCAGCGAACAGAAACAAGGACAAACTACCCAAATATCTTCAGGATCTCTAACCTTGTCATGTACATTGTGATTATTATTCACTGGAACGCCTGTGTGTACTACTCAATCTCGAAAGCCATTGGATTTGGGGCTGACACATGGGTCTACCCCAACACCTCTGATCCTGAATTTGCCCGTCTGACTAGAAAATATGTCTACAGTCTCTACTGGTCAACACTGACCTTGACTACTATTGGTGAAACACCCCCTCCTGTAAGAGATTCTGAGTATTTCTTCGTGGTCGTTGACTTCTTGGTTGGAGTATTGATTTTTGCTACCATCGTTGGTAACGTTGGCTCTATGATCTCCAACATGAATGCTGCAAGGGCAGAGTTTCAGGCAAGGATTGATGCTATCAAGCAGTATATGCACTTTCGGAATGTGAGTAAAGACATGGAGAAAAGAGTTATAAAGTGGTTTGACTACCTGTGGACAAACAAAAAGGCTGTGGATGAAAGGGAAGTCTTGAAGTATCTGCCAGATAAACTAAGAGCAGAGATTGCAATCAATGTTCACCTGGAAACACTAAAAAAAGTTCGGATTTTTGCAGATTGTGAAGCTGGTCTGTTGGTTGAACTGGTTTTGAAACTCCAGCCGCAAGTATACAGTCCTGGAGATTATATTTGCAGAAAAGGAGATATTGGACGAGAGATGTACATTATCAAAGAAGGCAAGCTGGCAGTAGTTGCTGATGATGGAGTTACTCAATTTGTGGTCCTAAGTGATGGTAGCTATTTTGGAGAAATCAGCATTCTTAATATCAAAGGGAGCAAAGCTGGCAATCGAAGAACAGCCAATATTAGAAGTATCGGATACTCTGACTTGTTTTGTCTGTCCAAAGATGATCTCATGGAGGCTTTAACAGAGTATCCAGATGCAAAGGCTATGCTGGAAGAAAAAGGCAAGCAAATCCTAATGAAAGATGGGTTGCTGGACATCGAAGTTGCAAATTTAGGAAGTGATCCTAAAGATCTGGAAGAGAAGGTCACCTATATGGAAAGAGCAATGGACAGATTACAAACAAAGTTTGCCAGGTTGTTGGCTGAGTATGAAGCTGCacaacagaaactgaaaaaaagactTACACAAGTCGAGAAAATATTGAAGCCAGTTATAGAGCAAGAATTTGCAGACTTGGAAGACGTAGATCCATCCACAGATAAACCTGGGGCATCAAAAGCGGAATAA